From Pleurocapsa sp. PCC 7319:
AAATTGGCTTCAAAATCTGCCGCTGCTTGATGATTCGCTGTATCAGTTACACTACGCAACTCAACGTAATGCTTCTCACTGAATTGACATGCTCTTGCTCCTCCCGCCCCTTCCCATGCTACGGCAATACAATCAGTTAAATTCATTAACTCTTGTCCTCTTACAGCATCAATAATATCCTCGTCACCACTTGCAACTCCACCAAAATGAATTGAAAACGCTGAATTCATTTGAGATAAATTTTGTAGAACCTCGATAATTTGAGGATCTCCAGCAAAACGAGGCAAAGGACGGCTGATAAATTTCAGATTGTAGTCGTGTTCAACCGTTTCAGTTGCAACGACAACATCGCCAATATTCAGTGAGTTAGACAATGCTCCAGCCACACCAGCACAGACTAATAGATCTATCTGCGGTGCTTGGCAAAGTAAATATTGTGCTTGTATGCCAAACTGCGTTTTACCATGTCCACCACAAGCAACCAATAGATCGAGTTCACAAAATTCAAAAATATCTATATTGCCTAATCTTAACTCCTGTTTATTCAGCCCAAACCGCTCTAATTCAGTAACCAAAATAGCTAATTCTTCTTTAAGCGGAGTGAGAATTGCAGTTTTCATTTAGGAGTCATATCTTAACTAGCTTATAGCTTATGGCTTATGGCTGATAGCTGGGGCGAAGCCCTTTATCGTCAATCATTACTTAATTGACTAAGTTGTTGAACATCTTCAGGAGAAAGCTGCCAACCCATAGCTCCAGCATTTTCTGCTGCTTGCTTGGCATTTTTTGCTCCCGGAATCGGAATTACGTTTCCTTGGGCTATCAACCAATTCAACGCTACCTGGGTACTCGTTTTTTGGTATTTTTCACCTAACTTTTTTAGCTGGCTAATTATGGGTTCAATTTTGCTTAATCCTGAAACTGAAAATTTGGGGTCGAGCTTTCTTGCTCCTGTCACTCGCTCTTGTCGATCTGGGCTATATTTTCCAGTCAGCAATCCTTGAGCTAGTGGGCTATATGCCAAAATAGTAACACCTAACTCACGGGCTTTCTCTATAATTCCGTTGCGTTCGACTTGTCTGGTTAGCAGAGAATAACGAACTTGATTTACGGCTAAGGGAACATCATATTTAGCTAAGAATTCATGAGCCTGTTCCATCTGCTCTGCCGAATAGTTACTAACTCCAACAGTGAGAATACGACCTTCTTTAACCTCTTCGGCTAAAGCTGCCATCAAATTTGATTGACCCATTAGAAAGTCAAAAGGCATATGAACTTGATAGAGAGCGACTTGTTCTATCCCAAGCCGCTCCAAACTATTGGTTAAGGCATCGGCTACCGCTTGCTTGCCAAATCTCCAGGGTAAAGGAAAATATTTGGTTGCTATCTGTACTGGTTGAGTTGTTTGCTTTAAAAATTGTCCCAGAAGTCTTTCTGATTCTCCTAAACCGTATACTTCAGCAGTATCAAAAAAAGTTGCACCATTAGCAACAGCAGCCTCAAAAGCTTTTTGTACTTCTACTTCCCCGTAATCAGAACCATAACCCCAAAACAAGCGATCGCCCCAAGCCCAAGTACCAATACCCAAGGTCGGGAGAGATATATTACTGACCGATAGCTTAGTTATTTCCATGAGCTTATAATGATTGATTGACTTCCTTACATTACTTTACAATTCTACTCAAATTAAAGCATCAGGTTGAAATACTAGCTCGCTCAAATATGATTAATAAACTGCTGACTATTATCAGAAGGTTTTGGATCTCTATCACACTGTTTATCCTTTCGTTCATCACCATCATGTCTCTTTGGCCATTAGAACAATTACCTCCTGTGCCTGGAAACGATAAAACACACCACTTAATTGCCTACGCTGTCTTAATGTTTCCCACAGCTCTCAGAAAACCAAACTATTGGCCAGCGATCGCCTTATTCTTTATTTGTTGGAGTGGGGGGATTGAATTATTACAACCTTATGTTAATCGTTACGGAGAGTTTCACGATCTGGTAGCTAATGCTACTGGTTTAATTTGTGGTTTATTAATGG
This genomic window contains:
- a CDS encoding 5'-methylthioadenosine/S-adenosylhomocysteine nucleosidase — encoded protein: MKTAILTPLKEELAILVTELERFGLNKQELRLGNIDIFEFCELDLLVACGGHGKTQFGIQAQYLLCQAPQIDLLVCAGVAGALSNSLNIGDVVVATETVEHDYNLKFISRPLPRFAGDPQIIEVLQNLSQMNSAFSIHFGGVASGDEDIIDAVRGQELMNLTDCIAVAWEGAGGARACQFSEKHYVELRSVTDTANHQAAADFEANLVIAMHNLAEIIVRWRASIKKSRASIKSADS
- a CDS encoding VanZ family protein is translated as MLLKLKHQVEILARSNMINKLLTIIRRFWISITLFILSFITIMSLWPLEQLPPVPGNDKTHHLIAYAVLMFPTALRKPNYWPAIALFFICWSGGIELLQPYVNRYGEFHDLVANATGLICGLLMVKLIRWLFPVTSELK
- a CDS encoding aldo/keto reductase; protein product: MEITKLSVSNISLPTLGIGTWAWGDRLFWGYGSDYGEVEVQKAFEAAVANGATFFDTAEVYGLGESERLLGQFLKQTTQPVQIATKYFPLPWRFGKQAVADALTNSLERLGIEQVALYQVHMPFDFLMGQSNLMAALAEEVKEGRILTVGVSNYSAEQMEQAHEFLAKYDVPLAVNQVRYSLLTRQVERNGIIEKARELGVTILAYSPLAQGLLTGKYSPDRQERVTGARKLDPKFSVSGLSKIEPIISQLKKLGEKYQKTSTQVALNWLIAQGNVIPIPGAKNAKQAAENAGAMGWQLSPEDVQQLSQLSND